ATCCTGCGCAAGGACCTCATGATGGAGCTGCGCACCTTCGAGATGCTCACCTCGATGGGGCTGTTCGCGCTGCTCACGATGCTCGTCTACCGCGTGACGTTCGCCGCGGCCGGCTCGGCGCTCGACGTGCGGAGCGTGGCCTCGGGCCTGCTGTGGGCGGCGCTCGTGTTCACCTCGATGCTCGGGCTGAACCGCTCGCTCGTGCACGAGAAGGACCAGGGCTGTCTCGAGGCGTTGCTGCTGTCGCCGGTCGACCGGCCGGTCATCTTCTTCGCCAAGGCCGTCGGCAACTTCATCTTCCTCGTCATCGTCGAGACGCTCACCGTGCCGGTGTTCTGGTTCATGTTCCTGCAGGGTGCGGGCGCGAAGTACGGCGGTGCGTGGTACATGCTGCCGCTCGCGCTGCTCGCCGGAGCCGCCGGGATCGCCGGCATCGGCACGATGCTTGCCACCATCTCGGTGAACACGAAGGGCAAGGACTTCGTGCTCGCGGTGCTGTTCGTGCCGCTCATCTACCCGCTGCTGCTCGCCGTCGTGAGCGCGACGACCATCGCGGTGATGGGCCCGGTGGCGGGCGGCGTGAGCTTCTGGGTCTGGATGGGCTGGGCGACAGGCTATGATGTCGTCATGGTGCTGGCCGCGTTCGGCCTGTACGAGTTCGTCATCGGGGCCTGAGAGCCGGGCTCTTTGAAGGGAAGTCGATGAAGTCACGCGCGGACATCCCGGCCCTGTTGTCGCTCGCCATCGGCGGGCTGTTGACGACGGCCGCGTTCCTCATGGCGTTCTTCTACGCGCCGGTGCAGATGTACGAGGACCTGTTCCACTGGGACGTCACGTTCCAGATCTTCTACTTCCACGTGCCCGTGGCGGAAAGCTCGTTCCTCGTGTTCACCTTCGCGATGTTCTTCGCGATCCGCTACCTGATGACGCGCGACCGGAAGCACGACACGCGCTCGCGGCTGGGCATGGAGCTCACGCTCATCTTCGTGATCCTCACGATGATCACCGGCGACCTGTGGACCAAGGCGCGCTGGAACGTCTGGTGGCAGTGGGAGCCGAGGCTGACCACCTACTTCATCATGACGCTGCTGGTCGTCGGCTACTTCGTGCTGCGCGGGTCGGTGGAAGACGAGGAGCGCCGCGCCACCTTCTCGGCGGTCTTCGCGATCTTCGCGTGGATCGACGCGCCGGTGTCGTTCATCATCACCCGCGTCATGCAGGATGCGAGCAGCCACCCGATCGTGTTCGAGAACGGCGGGCTGGCCGAGACGCCGGCCGCGCTCGTCACCTTCATCGTCGCCCAGATCGGCATGCTGTGCCTCGCGTTCGCCATCTACCGGATGCGCATGCGCGAGGAGCACTTGAAGGAGCGGCTCGAGGCCGCCAAGATCGCCCTGGGAGGTTAGGAGACTCATGGGAACCACCGCCGCAACCGCGTTCTCGGAAGTCGCCAAGGTCGCGCCGTACGTCATCGCCGCGTACGGCCTGCTCTGGGCGACGATGGTCGTCTACGTCGGCATGACGATGGTGCGCCTGGGTAGGCTCGAGCGCGAGATCGAGGCCGTCGAGGAGGCCGTCGCCCGCCGGACGGCCGAGGCGTAGCAGAGAGGCCGGCGCGCGATGCCGCAGCTCCACGTCGTCGTCGAGGTGCTCTACTGGTTCGCGGTGGCGGCGTATGCCGCCGCGACCGTCTTCTACGTCTACTTCGTGATGTCGAAGAAGAAGAGCTACTCGTGGT
This sequence is a window from Actinomycetota bacterium. Protein-coding genes within it:
- a CDS encoding cytochrome C assembly protein; translated protein: MKSRADIPALLSLAIGGLLTTAAFLMAFFYAPVQMYEDLFHWDVTFQIFYFHVPVAESSFLVFTFAMFFAIRYLMTRDRKHDTRSRLGMELTLIFVILTMITGDLWTKARWNVWWQWEPRLTTYFIMTLLVVGYFVLRGSVEDEERRATFSAVFAIFAWIDAPVSFIITRVMQDASSHPIVFENGGLAETPAALVTFIVAQIGMLCLAFAIYRMRMREEHLKERLEAAKIALGG
- a CDS encoding heme ABC transporter permease CcmB, with the protein product ILRKDLMMELRTFEMLTSMGLFALLTMLVYRVTFAAAGSALDVRSVASGLLWAALVFTSMLGLNRSLVHEKDQGCLEALLLSPVDRPVIFFAKAVGNFIFLVIVETLTVPVFWFMFLQGAGAKYGGAWYMLPLALLAGAAGIAGIGTMLATISVNTKGKDFVLAVLFVPLIYPLLLAVVSATTIAVMGPVAGGVSFWVWMGWATGYDVVMVLAAFGLYEFVIGA